The Orenia marismortui DSM 5156 genome window below encodes:
- a CDS encoding RNA-binding S4 domain-containing protein — protein MEVIEINTKTINLDQFLKWANLVSTGGEAKIVINAGEVKVNGEIENRRGRSLKADDIIEFNNEQYQITTS, from the coding sequence GTGGAAGTAATAGAAATAAATACAAAAACAATTAATTTAGATCAATTTTTAAAATGGGCTAATTTAGTTTCAACTGGGGGAGAAGCTAAAATAGTTATAAATGCAGGAGAAGTTAAAGTAAATGGAGAAATAGAAAATAGAAGAGGTAGGTCTTTAAAAGCAGATGATATAATTGAATTTAATAATGAACAATACCAAATTACTACCTCGTAA
- a CDS encoding YidC/Oxa1 family membrane protein insertase — translation MFRKKAIPFLLILVVILLSGCAANPEFKLNVQYKDNYSGDSKVVIEPNQESYSQGDEVNLTAYPKNQFKHWQISVLDSEESNKTIKSNPTTVAISEIKDVKAVFSDTEVKLDVVRDTGGGMFGWLGELMQSLLAMIYNLTNSYGLSIIILTLGIKLILYPLTHKQTVSMKKMQKLQPEMEKMKEKYGDNQQKLQEETMKLYQKHKINPLSGCLPLVIQMPFLLALYRSLRGWEELVGQSFLMIPDLSQSYMPLVLLTGLVTLLQSLLTQNVSIDDIKSDFGEFVANNRMAFFMPLFIIFIGSNLPAGVLLYWFISNLIMVVQQYIIAKQPDIELKEESN, via the coding sequence ATGTTTAGAAAGAAAGCTATACCTTTTTTATTAATTTTAGTAGTAATATTATTATCTGGATGTGCAGCAAATCCAGAATTTAAATTAAATGTTCAATATAAAGATAATTATAGCGGGGATAGCAAAGTTGTTATAGAACCCAATCAAGAGAGTTATTCACAAGGTGATGAAGTAAATTTAACAGCATATCCTAAGAATCAATTTAAACATTGGCAAATTAGTGTTTTAGACTCTGAAGAAAGTAATAAAACTATTAAGTCTAATCCAACTACAGTTGCTATTTCTGAAATTAAAGATGTAAAAGCTGTATTTAGTGATACAGAAGTAAAATTAGATGTAGTCAGAGATACTGGTGGAGGAATGTTTGGTTGGTTAGGAGAACTAATGCAGAGTTTATTAGCTATGATTTATAATTTAACTAATAGTTACGGATTATCAATTATAATATTAACTTTGGGTATAAAGCTAATATTATATCCTTTAACTCATAAGCAGACAGTTTCAATGAAAAAAATGCAAAAACTTCAACCTGAAATGGAGAAAATGAAAGAAAAGTATGGTGACAATCAACAGAAATTACAAGAAGAGACTATGAAATTATATCAGAAGCATAAAATTAATCCTTTATCAGGATGTTTACCATTAGTTATACAGATGCCTTTCTTACTAGCCTTATATAGATCTTTAAGAGGTTGGGAAGAGCTAGTTGGACAATCTTTCTTAATGATACCTGATTTAAGTCAAAGTTATATGCCTTTAGTTCTTTTAACTGGTTTAGTAACTTTACTTCAGAGCTTATTGACTCAAAATGTTTCTATTGATGATATTAAATCGGATTTTGGTGAATTTGTAGCTAATAATAGAATGGCATTTTTTATGCCTTTATTTATTATCTTTATAGGGTCTAATTTACCAGCTGGTGTATTATTATATTGGTTTATTTCTAATTTAATTATGGTTGTGCAACAATATATTATTGCAAAACAGCCTGATATAGAGTTAAAGGAGGAATCAAATTAA
- the mnmE gene encoding tRNA uridine-5-carboxymethylaminomethyl(34) synthesis GTPase MnmE has protein sequence MYIKDTIAAISTAIGEGGIGIIRVSGPESIQIVNNIFKSIKAKDLADVDSYSAHYGHIVDTSGQVIDEVITLVMKSPKTYTTEDIVEINCHGGMVALRKVLDLILQQGARLADPGEFTKRAFLNGRIDLAQAEAIIDLIRSQTETGLKVAVNQLEGGLSNKVKDIRQDLIKLLAHLEATIDFPEDEIEEFNSEELDGRIDGIIERVEGLLKTSQRGKILKEGIETAIIGRPNVGKSSLLNSLVREKRAIVTEVPGTTRDIIEEVINIDGIPVKIIDTAGIRETEDVVERIGVEKSEEFLNRADLVLLVLDGHQGITSEDQKLMEAIKDKDGVIIVNKLDLDSKLDFNKIEDILPGRPIVKTAAIENKGIDKLENVISTLVLDGEVKNEDQTLITNMRHKNALDRAHQTLLDVKNTFKMNLPNDFITIDLRAALEAVGEITGDTIGEDIIDQIFADFCLGK, from the coding sequence ATGTATATTAAAGATACAATTGCTGCTATTTCAACTGCTATAGGTGAAGGTGGAATTGGAATTATAAGAGTTAGTGGACCAGAGTCTATTCAGATAGTAAATAATATTTTTAAGAGTATTAAAGCTAAAGATTTAGCTGATGTTGATAGTTATAGTGCTCATTATGGTCATATAGTTGATACTTCAGGGCAAGTGATAGATGAAGTTATAACCTTGGTAATGAAATCACCTAAAACTTATACTACTGAAGATATTGTAGAAATAAATTGTCACGGAGGTATGGTAGCATTAAGAAAAGTATTAGATCTGATTTTGCAACAAGGTGCTCGTTTAGCTGATCCTGGTGAATTTACTAAACGTGCATTTTTAAATGGCAGGATAGATTTAGCTCAAGCTGAAGCAATTATCGATTTAATTAGATCACAAACAGAGACTGGACTAAAAGTAGCTGTTAATCAATTAGAAGGTGGACTTTCTAATAAAGTAAAAGATATTAGGCAAGATTTGATTAAATTATTAGCTCACTTAGAAGCTACTATAGATTTTCCTGAAGATGAAATAGAAGAGTTCAATTCTGAAGAGCTTGATGGTAGAATTGATGGGATAATAGAAAGAGTAGAAGGACTATTAAAGACAAGTCAGCGAGGAAAAATCCTAAAAGAAGGAATTGAAACAGCTATTATAGGGAGGCCTAATGTTGGAAAGTCTAGTTTATTGAATTCTTTAGTAAGAGAAAAAAGGGCGATTGTTACTGAAGTTCCTGGTACTACACGTGATATTATTGAGGAAGTAATTAATATTGATGGTATTCCAGTTAAAATTATTGATACTGCTGGTATTAGGGAGACTGAAGATGTAGTGGAAAGAATAGGTGTAGAAAAATCTGAAGAATTCTTAAATAGAGCAGATTTAGTATTACTTGTTTTAGATGGTCATCAAGGAATTACTTCAGAAGATCAGAAGCTAATGGAAGCGATTAAAGATAAAGATGGAGTTATAATTGTTAATAAATTAGATCTTGATAGCAAGTTAGACTTTAATAAAATCGAAGATATATTACCAGGCAGACCTATTGTTAAGACAGCTGCTATTGAGAATAAGGGGATTGATAAGCTAGAGAATGTTATTTCTACTTTAGTTTTGGATGGTGAAGTGAAGAATGAAGATCAGACACTAATTACGAATATGAGGCATAAGAATGCTTTGGATAGAGCTCATCAGACATTACTAGATGTGAAAAACACATTTAAGATGAATCTACCAAATGATTTCATTACAATTGATTTAAGAGCTGCTTTGGAAGCAGTAGGGGAGATTACAGGAGATACTATTGGCGAAGATATTATAGATCAAATCTTTGCTGATTTCTGCTTAGGGAAGTAA
- the jag gene encoding RNA-binding cell elongation regulator Jag/EloR, whose translation MERVIVAAKTVQEALEEGLKKLNTTKDRVSYKVLQEPRVGFLGFIGRKDAKLEIIKELDKKENAKVFLEQVLSQMNLNLKVDIVKENSKEVVLNIDGDDLGIAIGHRGDTLDALEYISNLAVNKGKQYYLRVVLDANGYRKRRKKTLENLALKMSKKARRTGRKVMLDPMPPHERRIIHSALQNKVGVNTHSVGKDPYRKVVIVAE comes from the coding sequence ATGGAAAGGGTCATTGTTGCAGCTAAAACAGTTCAAGAGGCCCTTGAAGAAGGACTGAAAAAGTTAAATACTACAAAAGATAGAGTGAGTTATAAAGTATTGCAAGAGCCTCGAGTTGGTTTTTTAGGTTTTATTGGTAGAAAGGATGCAAAATTAGAAATTATAAAAGAATTAGATAAGAAAGAAAACGCTAAGGTTTTCTTAGAGCAGGTATTAAGTCAAATGAATCTAAATCTTAAGGTAGATATAGTTAAGGAAAATAGTAAAGAAGTAGTTTTGAATATTGATGGTGATGATTTAGGGATAGCAATCGGTCACAGGGGAGATACATTAGATGCTTTAGAATATATAAGTAATCTGGCAGTTAATAAAGGAAAACAGTATTATTTGAGGGTGGTTTTAGATGCTAACGGATATAGGAAGCGTAGAAAAAAGACTTTAGAAAATTTAGCATTAAAGATGTCCAAAAAGGCAAGAAGAACAGGGCGTAAGGTGATGTTAGATCCTATGCCTCCTCATGAGAGAAGAATTATTCATTCAGCATTACAAAATAAAGTTGGGGTTAATACCCATAGTGTAGGTAAAGATCCTTATCGGAAAGTGGTTATTGTAGCTGAATAA
- the dnaA gene encoding chromosomal replication initiator protein DnaA produces MTQDEIKEIWSATLSSIEEELSKPSFETWFKPTEILAIQNNTIIIEVPNEFAKDWLKTKYSNLIKETLLKITNKSHQVKFVIPEMEEEEIFLEKEELENKKTEKADEEEVIESSVLNPKYTFDTFVIGNSNRFAHAASLAVAEAPAKAYNPFFIYGDVGLGKTHLMHAIGHYILKHNSNMKVMYLTSEEFTNRLINSIRYDKTIEFRNQYRNIDILLIDDIQFLAGKERTQEEFFHTFNALHDANKQIIISSDRPPKEIPTLEERLRSRFEWGLITDIQEPDLETRIAILKKKATLEDLEVPNDVIVYIANKIESNIRELEGALIRVVAYSSLTNEHITVNLAQEALKGIVANNQDNIPKEITVNLIKKIVSQHYGINMTDMDSKKRTRAIAFPRQVAMYISRELTDLSLPQIGNRFGGRDHSTILHGYDKIKNIILEDKKLKKTIDTLVEDIKRG; encoded by the coding sequence ATGACGCAAGATGAAATTAAAGAAATTTGGAGTGCAACCCTAAGCAGTATTGAAGAGGAATTAAGTAAGCCTAGCTTTGAAACTTGGTTTAAGCCAACAGAAATTCTTGCTATACAAAATAATACTATTATTATTGAAGTTCCTAATGAATTTGCTAAAGATTGGTTAAAAACTAAATACTCTAATTTAATTAAAGAAACTCTATTAAAAATAACAAATAAATCACATCAAGTGAAATTTGTTATCCCTGAAATGGAAGAAGAAGAAATTTTTTTAGAAAAAGAAGAACTAGAAAACAAAAAAACGGAAAAAGCAGATGAAGAAGAAGTAATTGAAAGTTCTGTCCTAAATCCTAAATATACTTTTGATACTTTTGTCATAGGTAATAGTAACCGTTTTGCTCATGCTGCATCTTTAGCAGTAGCTGAAGCTCCTGCTAAAGCATATAACCCTTTCTTTATTTATGGAGATGTTGGTTTAGGTAAAACTCATTTAATGCATGCTATTGGACATTATATACTTAAGCACAATTCAAATATGAAAGTAATGTATCTAACATCAGAAGAGTTTACTAACAGGCTAATAAACTCTATTCGATATGATAAAACTATAGAGTTTAGAAATCAATATCGTAACATAGATATACTATTAATAGATGATATACAGTTTTTAGCTGGTAAAGAAAGGACTCAAGAAGAATTTTTTCATACCTTTAATGCACTACATGATGCTAATAAACAAATAATTATTTCTAGTGACCGTCCACCTAAAGAAATTCCCACTTTAGAAGAAAGATTAAGATCAAGATTCGAATGGGGACTTATTACTGATATTCAAGAACCAGACTTAGAAACAAGAATTGCAATCTTAAAAAAGAAAGCAACTTTAGAAGATTTAGAAGTACCAAATGATGTAATAGTTTATATAGCTAATAAAATTGAATCAAATATTAGAGAATTAGAAGGTGCCTTAATTAGAGTAGTAGCCTATTCTTCATTAACTAATGAACATATAACTGTAAATTTAGCACAAGAGGCTCTTAAAGGAATAGTTGCTAATAATCAAGATAATATCCCCAAAGAGATTACAGTCAATTTGATAAAGAAAATAGTTTCACAACATTATGGCATTAATATGACAGATATGGACTCTAAAAAAAGAACTAGAGCTATTGCATTTCCAAGACAAGTTGCCATGTATATTTCCAGGGAATTAACAGATCTTTCTTTACCACAAATAGGTAATAGATTTGGTGGAAGGGACCATAGTACCATTTTACATGGTTATGATAAGATAAAAAATATAATTTTAGAAGATAAAAAACTAAAAAAGACAATAGATACACTAGTAGAAGATATAAAAAGAGGCTAG
- the rnpA gene encoding ribonuclease P protein component, producing the protein MNIDKKLKKTYEFKRVYKYGNSIADRFVVLYVLRNNSQERKVGYSVSKKIGKAVVRNKVKRLFREAYRNNKYKLINGIDIVLIARKPIVSASYQQINKSLNYLFKKSKIIKE; encoded by the coding sequence ATGAATATTGATAAAAAGTTAAAAAAAACTTATGAATTTAAAAGAGTTTATAAATATGGTAATTCAATAGCAGATCGCTTTGTAGTTTTATATGTTTTAAGAAATAATAGTCAAGAAAGAAAAGTAGGTTATTCTGTAAGTAAGAAAATTGGAAAAGCAGTAGTTAGAAATAAGGTAAAACGTTTATTTAGAGAAGCTTATAGAAATAATAAATATAAATTAATTAATGGTATTGATATTGTTTTGATTGCTAGAAAGCCTATTGTTAGTGCATCTTATCAACAGATTAATAAATCATTAAATTATCTTTTTAAAAAATCTAAAATAATTAAGGAATGA
- the recF gene encoding DNA replication/repair protein RecF (All proteins in this family for which functions are known are DNA-binding proteins that assist the filamentation of RecA onto DNA for the initiation of recombination or recombinational repair.), which yields MYLSQLYLKNFRNYNQEHLKFNKNINLIIGSNAQGKTNILESIYFLGTASSHRTNIDSELVKWKEDGLYLKGELIKNNQEIQLEISLMGRKKEIKVNSNSLQRINDLMGYLNIVIFSPEDLNLVKGSPSLRRKFINIEISQISSYYRHLLGKYGQILKHRNNLLKDIRDKKSPKEMLEVWNQQLIDLGSKIIKKRLESLNKLGILARLMHRKITDGLESLELKYDTELEIDSNSLEEEIKSSFKLKLKEKEDNEIYRGVTTIGPHRDDISLIVNNIDIRKFGSQGQQRTTALALKLAELEFMKGETGEYPILLLDDVFSELDINRRSQLLETIRDKIQTFITSTDLADLDQLKGNHQIFKIKNGSVFEV from the coding sequence TTGTATTTATCCCAATTATATTTAAAAAATTTCAGAAATTATAATCAAGAACATTTGAAGTTCAATAAAAACATTAATTTAATAATTGGATCTAATGCCCAAGGGAAAACTAATATTTTAGAATCTATTTACTTTCTCGGTACAGCAAGCTCTCATAGAACAAATATAGATTCGGAGTTAGTAAAGTGGAAAGAGGATGGTCTATATCTAAAAGGAGAATTAATTAAAAATAATCAAGAAATTCAATTAGAAATTTCATTAATGGGAAGAAAAAAAGAAATTAAGGTTAACTCAAATTCCTTGCAAAGAATAAATGATTTAATGGGATATTTAAATATAGTTATATTTTCCCCTGAAGATTTAAATTTAGTAAAGGGAAGTCCTAGCTTGAGAAGAAAGTTTATCAATATTGAAATATCTCAAATTAGTTCTTATTATAGACATTTATTGGGTAAATATGGTCAGATATTAAAACATAGAAATAATTTATTAAAAGATATTAGAGATAAAAAATCACCTAAAGAGATGTTAGAAGTATGGAATCAACAGTTAATAGATTTAGGTAGTAAAATAATTAAAAAAAGGCTAGAATCTCTAAATAAATTAGGGATTCTAGCTAGATTAATGCATCGAAAAATTACAGACGGTTTAGAGAGTTTAGAATTAAAATATGATACAGAATTAGAAATAGATTCAAATAGTTTAGAAGAAGAAATCAAAAGTTCTTTTAAACTAAAATTAAAAGAAAAAGAAGATAATGAGATATATCGTGGTGTTACAACTATTGGACCTCATAGGGATGATATTTCCTTAATTGTTAATAATATAGATATAAGAAAGTTTGGCTCACAAGGACAACAAAGGACTACAGCCTTAGCTTTAAAATTAGCTGAACTTGAATTTATGAAAGGTGAAACCGGTGAATATCCTATTTTATTACTGGATGATGTCTTTTCGGAATTAGATATTAATCGTAGAAGTCAACTATTAGAAACAATAAGAGATAAAATTCAAACTTTTATAACTAGTACTGACTTAGCTGATTTAGATCAACTTAAAGGTAATCATCAAATTTTTAAGATAAAAAATGGGTCAGTATTTGAGGTGTAA
- the yidD gene encoding membrane protein insertion efficiency factor YidD: MKFISKGLIYIIKFYQNYLSPLKSRSTCRFYPSCSTYTIQSLEKYGLLKGGFKAIKRILSCHPFHSGGYDPVD; encoded by the coding sequence GTGAAATTTATTTCTAAAGGTTTGATTTATATAATTAAATTTTATCAGAATTATTTATCTCCTTTAAAATCTAGGAGTACTTGTCGATTTTATCCTAGTTGTTCTACATATACTATTCAATCTTTAGAGAAATATGGTTTATTAAAAGGAGGATTTAAGGCAATTAAAAGGATTTTATCTTGTCATCCGTTTCATTCTGGAGGTTATGATCCAGTAGATTAA
- the dnaN gene encoding DNA polymerase III subunit beta has translation MRIEINQKEFYEGIQTVSKAVSSKTTLPILSGILLKTEEDKLKVVGTDLEIGIECFIEAHIIKGGSIVLPAKYLTSIVRELPNEKIILTTEASNNTAQIKCDQAQFNIHGSPADEFPILPEIESGVRFTIKQNKFKEIIDQTKFAISKDESKPFLTGGLLIIEEGNIKLVSTDTYRLAYREDQINEKDISAEKVIIPNKTLNEIAKLLDNSEDLIEIIITENQILFKFSGVSIVSRLIEGQFPNYKQVIPNKNNTKVVVDKNELLSAAKRASLLAKKDSNIIKINLEKDKLIITSNAPEIGQAYEEVSISLVGQETEIAFNAIYLMDCLKVIDSEEVVLELLGSLSPGVIKSKSEDEYIYVIMPVRSA, from the coding sequence ATGAGAATAGAAATTAACCAAAAAGAATTTTATGAAGGGATTCAAACAGTAAGTAAAGCTGTATCTTCAAAAACAACATTACCTATTCTTTCAGGAATTTTATTAAAAACCGAAGAAGATAAATTAAAGGTAGTTGGAACAGATTTAGAAATAGGTATTGAATGTTTTATAGAAGCGCACATTATTAAAGGAGGATCTATTGTATTACCTGCTAAATACTTAACAAGTATTGTTAGAGAGTTACCAAATGAAAAAATTATTTTAACAACTGAAGCATCTAATAATACAGCTCAAATTAAATGTGATCAGGCTCAGTTTAACATACATGGTTCTCCAGCAGACGAATTTCCAATCTTACCTGAAATAGAATCAGGAGTAAGATTTACTATAAAACAAAATAAATTTAAAGAAATTATAGATCAAACTAAATTTGCTATTTCTAAAGATGAAAGTAAACCTTTTTTAACTGGAGGATTATTAATTATAGAAGAAGGAAATATTAAACTAGTATCAACAGATACATATCGATTAGCTTATCGTGAAGATCAAATTAATGAAAAAGATATTTCAGCAGAAAAAGTTATTATTCCTAATAAAACTTTAAATGAAATAGCTAAATTATTAGATAACTCAGAAGATTTAATTGAAATTATAATTACAGAAAATCAAATATTATTCAAATTTTCAGGTGTTTCAATTGTTTCTCGTTTGATAGAAGGACAATTTCCTAATTATAAACAGGTGATACCTAATAAAAATAATACCAAAGTAGTTGTTGATAAAAACGAATTATTAAGTGCTGCTAAAAGAGCATCTTTATTAGCTAAGAAAGATTCGAATATCATCAAAATTAATTTGGAAAAAGATAAATTAATTATAACTTCAAATGCTCCAGAAATAGGACAAGCCTATGAAGAGGTCTCTATTTCTCTAGTAGGTCAAGAGACAGAAATTGCTTTTAATGCTATTTATCTAATGGATTGTTTAAAAGTTATTGATAGTGAAGAAGTTGTTTTAGAATTATTAGGTTCATTATCACCAGGAGTTATTAAAAGTAAATCTGAAGATGAATATATATATGTTATAATGCCAGTTAGAAGTGCTTAG